A single region of the Corallococcus caeni genome encodes:
- a CDS encoding phage holin family protein → MDLESERLERSQLETLSTPELIRHALSETRLLVKAEVMHAKKELKQELQAAKMAGIFLGAGAVLALTSLAVLFVALGLALPLGAAVGVLIVGAVLLAVAGLLLFLGARRVPKKPLVHTQERLKTDLQLTRETLQ, encoded by the coding sequence GTGGACCTCGAATCGGAACGCCTGGAGCGCAGCCAGTTGGAGACGCTCTCCACCCCGGAACTCATCCGGCATGCGCTGTCGGAGACCCGCCTGCTGGTGAAGGCGGAGGTGATGCACGCCAAGAAGGAGCTCAAGCAGGAGCTGCAAGCGGCCAAGATGGCGGGCATCTTCCTGGGAGCGGGGGCCGTGCTCGCCCTCACGTCGCTGGCGGTGCTCTTCGTCGCGCTGGGCCTGGCCCTGCCGCTGGGGGCCGCGGTGGGCGTGCTCATCGTGGGCGCGGTGCTGCTGGCCGTGGCCGGCCTCCTCCTGTTCCTGGGCGCCAGGCGGGTTCCCAAGAAGCCGCTGGTGCACACCCAGGAGCGCTTGAAGACGGACCTTCAGCTGACCCGGGAGACGCTCCAATGA
- a CDS encoding cytochrome ubiquinol oxidase subunit I — translation MTDLLYARAQMGLSLAFHIVFAAAGVALPVLMVLSDLKHRRTGDADYRKLSEKLAKGTAILFAVGAVSGTVLSFELGLLWPEFMGRYGEVIGLPFSLEGVAFFTEAIFLGIYLYGRERVSPGLHLFSGGMVAVSGAASAFFVTLVNTFMNNPSGFTPTPAGPTDVQPLVAMFSPGWQYQTAHVLLSCYQASAFAMAGIHAFILLKHPGASFHRKALSIALPLACVTALAQPLMGDLSAKHVARAQPVKLAAMEAHFDTEAGAPLRVGGWPDVEQRTVTGSIDLPKGLSILAFADPDAEVKGLNEFPRDVWPPVAKVHLAFQVMVGTGSLMALLALATLWRRWRGREWPHGKGMMRAWLLSGPLGLVALEAGWLVTEWGRQPWIVRDVMRTGEAVTPVPHLAAPFFTFTAVYLFLGVTVLFVLWRQVAGTLPGKPGAVVDGEVAHVH, via the coding sequence ATGACGGACCTGCTCTATGCGCGCGCGCAGATGGGACTGTCGCTCGCGTTCCACATCGTGTTCGCGGCGGCCGGCGTGGCGTTGCCGGTGTTGATGGTGCTGAGCGACCTGAAGCACCGGCGCACGGGGGACGCCGACTACCGGAAACTCAGCGAGAAGCTGGCCAAGGGCACGGCCATCCTCTTCGCGGTGGGCGCGGTGAGCGGGACGGTGCTCTCGTTCGAACTGGGCCTGCTGTGGCCGGAGTTCATGGGCCGCTACGGGGAAGTGATTGGCCTGCCCTTCAGCCTGGAGGGCGTGGCCTTCTTCACCGAGGCCATCTTCCTGGGCATCTACCTGTACGGCCGCGAGCGCGTGTCGCCGGGCCTGCACCTGTTCAGCGGCGGGATGGTGGCGGTGAGCGGCGCGGCGAGCGCGTTCTTCGTCACGCTGGTGAACACGTTCATGAACAACCCGTCCGGCTTCACGCCCACGCCGGCGGGGCCCACGGACGTGCAGCCGCTGGTGGCGATGTTCAGCCCCGGCTGGCAGTACCAGACGGCGCACGTGCTGCTGTCCTGCTATCAGGCCAGCGCGTTCGCGATGGCGGGCATCCACGCGTTCATCCTGCTCAAGCACCCGGGCGCTTCCTTCCACAGGAAGGCGCTGTCCATCGCGCTGCCGCTCGCGTGCGTCACCGCGCTCGCGCAGCCGCTGATGGGGGACCTGTCCGCGAAGCACGTGGCGCGCGCGCAGCCGGTGAAGCTGGCCGCGATGGAGGCGCACTTCGACACGGAGGCGGGCGCGCCCCTGCGGGTGGGCGGCTGGCCGGACGTGGAGCAGCGCACGGTGACGGGCTCCATCGACCTGCCCAAGGGGCTCTCCATCCTGGCCTTCGCGGACCCGGACGCGGAGGTGAAGGGGTTGAATGAGTTCCCCCGGGACGTCTGGCCGCCGGTGGCCAAGGTGCACCTGGCCTTCCAGGTGATGGTGGGCACGGGCAGCCTGATGGCGCTGCTCGCGCTGGCCACGCTGTGGCGCCGGTGGCGGGGCCGCGAGTGGCCGCACGGCAAGGGGATGATGCGCGCCTGGCTCTTGTCGGGGCCGCTGGGGCTGGTGGCGCTGGAGGCGGGGTGGCTCGTGACCGAGTGGGGCCGGCAGCCGTGGATCGTCCGGGACGTGATGCGCACGGGCGAGGCGGTGACGCCGGTGCCGCACCTGGCCGCGCCGTTCTTCACCTTCACGGCGGTGTACCTGTTCCTCGGGGTGACGGTGCTGTTCGTGCTCTGGCGGCAGGTGGCGGGCACGCTGCCCGGGAAGCCGGGGGCGGTGGTGGACGGTGAGGTGGCCCATGTCCACTGA
- a CDS encoding cytochrome d ubiquinol oxidase subunit II gives MSTETWGLGLAVAGTFVLYALLGGADFGGGVWDLLARGPRKAEQRALIARAIGPVWEVNHVWLIVGLVLLFSGFPRAFAALSVALHVPLTLLVLGIVFRGTAFTFRAYDTRGDVVERRWGVVFSVASVVAPLLLGMCVGAVASDAIRMQGHAVVSGFFASWLSPFALSVGALTLGLFAFLAAVYLTHEARTPELAEDFRRRALVTGGLLFPLALAVLLLSREGAPRVWMGLSQTPFALALHGGTAVAAVTAFALLWTRRFRAARVAAATQGGLIVLGWAVSQAPYLVYPHLTLQGTAAPLVVQRLLLVALAVGLVTVVPSLVLLFRVFGPRGQAPRAPQAPEVPTT, from the coding sequence ATGTCCACTGAGACGTGGGGGCTGGGGCTCGCGGTGGCGGGCACGTTCGTGCTGTACGCGCTGCTGGGCGGGGCGGACTTCGGCGGCGGGGTGTGGGACCTGCTGGCGCGCGGGCCGCGCAAGGCGGAGCAGCGCGCGCTCATCGCCCGCGCCATCGGCCCGGTGTGGGAGGTGAACCACGTCTGGCTCATCGTCGGGCTGGTGCTGCTGTTCAGCGGCTTCCCGCGCGCCTTCGCGGCGCTGAGCGTGGCGCTGCACGTGCCCCTGACGCTGCTGGTGCTGGGCATCGTGTTCCGGGGCACTGCGTTCACCTTCCGCGCCTACGACACGCGCGGCGACGTGGTGGAGCGCCGCTGGGGCGTGGTGTTCAGCGTCGCGAGCGTGGTGGCGCCGCTGCTGCTGGGCATGTGCGTGGGCGCGGTGGCCAGCGACGCCATCCGCATGCAGGGGCACGCGGTGGTGAGCGGCTTCTTCGCGTCGTGGCTGTCGCCCTTCGCGCTGTCGGTGGGCGCGCTGACGCTGGGCCTGTTCGCGTTCCTGGCCGCCGTGTACCTCACGCATGAGGCGCGCACGCCGGAGCTGGCGGAGGACTTCCGGCGCCGGGCGCTGGTGACGGGCGGACTGCTGTTCCCGCTGGCCCTGGCCGTCCTGTTGCTGTCGCGCGAGGGGGCGCCGCGCGTGTGGATGGGGTTGTCGCAGACGCCGTTCGCGCTGGCGCTGCACGGGGGCACCGCGGTGGCGGCGGTGACGGCGTTCGCGCTCTTGTGGACGCGGCGCTTCCGGGCCGCGCGGGTGGCGGCGGCCACGCAGGGCGGGCTCATCGTGCTGGGGTGGGCGGTGTCGCAGGCGCCCTACCTCGTCTACCCGCACCTGACGCTCCAGGGCACCGCGGCGCCGCTGGTGGTGCAGCGGCTGCTGCTCGTCGCGCTCGCGGTGGGCCTGGTGACGGTGGTGCCGTCGCTGGTGCTGCTGTTCCGCGTCTTCGGGCCCCGGGGCCAGGCGCCCCGGGCTCCCCAGGCTCCGGAGGTGCCTACGACTTGA
- a CDS encoding SDR family NAD(P)-dependent oxidoreductase, translating into MELGITGKTALVTGSSRGIGKAIAMVLSREGARVCVCARRLEPLEVLAKELRSEGAQVATVVADVATQEGAYSAVDAAVRAFGSLDILVNNVGGSGGAGAFDAASTQQWNDVLQRNLMSAVWCSQRALTVMRQRGGGSIVNISSIFGREYATSAPYSAAKAGLIALTKEMAIDLASHRIRVNAVAPGSIFFPGGSWDRRQQHDPEAVAKMVREQIPWGRFGTPEEVADVVAFLCSERAKWVTGATLPVDGGQGRAY; encoded by the coding sequence ATGGAACTCGGAATCACGGGGAAGACGGCGCTCGTCACCGGCAGCAGCCGGGGCATCGGGAAGGCCATCGCCATGGTGCTGTCGCGCGAGGGCGCCCGGGTGTGCGTGTGCGCGCGCCGCCTGGAGCCGCTGGAGGTCCTCGCGAAGGAGCTGCGCTCCGAGGGCGCCCAGGTGGCCACCGTGGTCGCGGACGTGGCCACGCAGGAGGGCGCGTACTCGGCGGTGGACGCCGCGGTGCGCGCCTTCGGCTCGCTGGACATCCTGGTGAACAACGTGGGCGGCAGCGGCGGCGCGGGCGCCTTCGACGCGGCCAGCACCCAGCAGTGGAACGACGTCCTCCAGCGCAACCTGATGTCCGCCGTGTGGTGCAGCCAGCGCGCGCTGACCGTGATGCGCCAGCGCGGCGGCGGCAGCATCGTGAACATCAGCTCCATCTTCGGCCGCGAGTACGCCACCAGCGCGCCCTACAGCGCCGCCAAGGCGGGCCTCATCGCGCTCACGAAGGAGATGGCCATCGACCTGGCGTCCCACCGCATCCGCGTCAACGCCGTGGCCCCGGGCTCCATCTTCTTCCCCGGCGGCAGCTGGGACCGGCGCCAGCAGCACGACCCGGAGGCCGTGGCCAAGATGGTGCGCGAGCAGATTCCCTGGGGCCGCTTCGGCACCCCCGAGGAGGTGGCGGACGTGGTCGCCTTCCTGTGCTCGGAGCGGGCGAAGTGGGTGACGGGCGCCACCCTCCCCGTGGACGGCGGACAGGGCCGTGCCTACTAG
- a CDS encoding class I SAM-dependent methyltransferase, translating into MEPSSALLLTPPPLPREAEDSWRFDALGCVRSRDDVTLASLPRARYRSALEIGGAIGLLTEKLQARCDALLSLEPSESAQARAIHRCRHLPHVRFQRMDVPHGAPEQTFDLILVSERGAYWNLRELALAQQRILERLEPGGHLVLVHWTGQTRDMRLDGHAVHDAFRQLTPRHLRHLRGEMEGTYRLDVFERL; encoded by the coding sequence ATGGAACCGTCATCCGCCCTCCTGCTGACCCCTCCTCCGCTTCCGCGGGAGGCCGAGGATTCGTGGCGCTTCGACGCGCTGGGCTGCGTGCGCAGCCGCGACGACGTCACCCTGGCCTCGCTCCCCCGCGCGCGCTACCGCTCCGCCCTGGAGATTGGCGGCGCCATCGGCCTGCTCACGGAGAAGCTCCAGGCCCGCTGTGACGCCCTGCTCTCCCTGGAGCCCTCCGAGTCCGCCCAGGCCCGCGCCATCCACCGCTGCCGCCACCTGCCGCACGTGCGCTTCCAGCGGATGGACGTGCCGCACGGCGCCCCGGAACAGACCTTCGACCTCATCCTCGTGTCCGAGCGCGGCGCCTACTGGAACCTCCGCGAGCTGGCCCTCGCGCAGCAGCGCATCCTCGAGCGCCTGGAGCCCGGCGGGCACCTGGTGCTCGTGCACTGGACCGGCCAGACGCGCGACATGCGCCTGGACGGCCACGCGGTCCACGACGCCTTCCGGCAGCTCACCCCGCGCCACCTGCGCCACCTGCGCGGCGAGATGGAGGGCACGTACCGCCTGGACGTCTTCGAACGCCTCTGA
- a CDS encoding glucose-6-phosphate isomerase, protein MTERELWERYQRHLCVVPSVGLTLDISRMNFGADFLDGMRSRMDAAFQAMDALEKGAIANPDEKRRVGHYWLRAPELAPEPELKKAITDMQAQVAAFAKDVHAGKVKPAKAAKFTQVLIVGIGGSALGPQLVADALGSGRDAMQVHFLDNTDPDGMDRVLNGLGERLAETLTVVISKSGGTKETRNGMLEAEAAYTQRGLDFGAHAVAVTGDGSELDTYAKGHKWLRTFPMWDWVGGRTSVMSAVGLVPAQLQGLDVEGFLAGAKDMDAATRVHDAAANPAALLALMWFHAGGGKGQKDMVILPYKDRLMLMSKYLQQLVMESLGKELSLDGQVVNQGIAVYGNKGSTDQHAYVQQLREGVNNFFVTFVEVLKDRDGKSLAVEGENTSGDYLLGFLLGTRRALFEKGRESMTLTVPDVSARTLGALVALYERAVGFYASLVNINAYHQPGVEAGKKAAGRVLELQGKLLSKLKAAKAEARSAEQLAQDIGAADEVETVFKLLQHLSANGDHGVKRTGGARPAEARFQAG, encoded by the coding sequence ATGACGGAGCGCGAGTTGTGGGAGCGGTACCAGCGGCACCTGTGCGTCGTCCCCTCGGTGGGGCTCACGCTGGACATCTCCCGCATGAACTTCGGCGCGGACTTCCTGGACGGGATGCGCTCGCGCATGGACGCGGCGTTCCAGGCCATGGACGCGCTGGAGAAGGGCGCCATCGCGAACCCGGATGAGAAGCGCCGCGTGGGCCACTACTGGCTGCGCGCCCCGGAGCTGGCGCCGGAGCCGGAGCTGAAGAAGGCCATCACGGACATGCAGGCGCAGGTGGCCGCGTTCGCGAAGGACGTGCACGCGGGCAAGGTGAAGCCCGCGAAGGCGGCGAAGTTCACGCAGGTGCTGATTGTCGGCATCGGCGGTTCGGCGCTGGGCCCGCAGCTGGTGGCGGACGCGCTGGGCAGCGGCCGGGACGCGATGCAGGTGCACTTCCTGGACAACACGGACCCGGACGGGATGGACCGGGTGCTCAACGGCCTGGGCGAGCGGCTGGCGGAGACGCTCACCGTCGTCATCAGCAAGTCCGGCGGCACCAAGGAGACGCGCAACGGCATGCTGGAGGCGGAGGCCGCCTACACGCAGCGCGGCCTGGACTTCGGCGCGCACGCGGTGGCGGTGACGGGCGACGGCAGCGAGCTGGACACCTACGCGAAGGGACACAAGTGGCTGCGCACCTTCCCCATGTGGGATTGGGTTGGCGGGCGCACGTCGGTGATGTCGGCGGTGGGGCTGGTGCCGGCGCAGCTGCAGGGGCTGGACGTGGAGGGCTTCCTCGCGGGCGCGAAGGACATGGACGCGGCGACGCGCGTGCATGACGCGGCGGCGAACCCGGCGGCGCTGCTCGCGCTGATGTGGTTCCACGCGGGCGGCGGCAAGGGCCAGAAGGACATGGTCATCCTGCCGTACAAGGACCGGCTGATGCTGATGTCCAAGTACCTCCAGCAGCTGGTGATGGAGTCCTTGGGCAAGGAGCTGTCGCTGGACGGCCAGGTGGTGAACCAGGGCATCGCCGTCTACGGCAACAAGGGCTCCACGGATCAGCACGCGTACGTGCAGCAGCTGCGCGAGGGCGTGAACAACTTCTTCGTCACCTTCGTGGAGGTGCTGAAGGACCGGGACGGCAAGTCCCTGGCGGTGGAGGGGGAGAACACCAGCGGCGACTACCTGCTGGGGTTCCTGCTGGGCACGCGCCGGGCGCTGTTCGAGAAGGGCCGCGAGTCCATGACGCTCACCGTGCCGGACGTGAGCGCGCGCACGCTGGGCGCGCTGGTGGCCCTGTACGAGCGGGCGGTGGGCTTCTACGCGAGCCTCGTGAACATCAATGCCTATCACCAGCCGGGCGTGGAGGCGGGCAAGAAGGCCGCGGGCCGCGTGCTGGAGCTGCAGGGCAAGCTGCTCTCGAAGCTGAAGGCGGCGAAGGCGGAGGCGCGCTCGGCGGAGCAGCTGGCGCAGGACATCGGCGCGGCGGATGAGGTGGAGACGGTGTTCAAGCTGCTGCAGCACCTGTCCGCCAATGGCGACCACGGCGTGAAGCGCACGGGCGGCGCGCGTCCGGCGGAGGCCCGCTTCCAGGCCGGGTGA
- a CDS encoding sterol desaturase family protein, producing the protein MDMTHIPDLITPAIPVFVITVIAEVFWVKKLRQERGDTVKGHTWKDTLASLSMGLGNVAVGVFWKGVAFAGYAALYHLTPLRLGHGLLAWVLLFFLEDLCYYAFHRVHHESRLFWASHVVHHSSQHYNLSTALRQTWTPMTGWVFWAPLALLGFSPEMIVTQQAVSLLYQYWIHTEAIDRLPRPVEWLFNTPSHHRAHHASNAAYIDVNYAGILILWDRLFGTFVPETERPIYGLTKNLTTHNPVRIAFHEFAAIARDAARPGPLSQRLGYIFRNPAWKPKGALPPEAPPPMEAAHPAP; encoded by the coding sequence ATGGACATGACGCACATCCCCGACCTCATCACCCCGGCCATCCCGGTGTTCGTCATCACCGTCATCGCCGAGGTCTTCTGGGTGAAGAAGCTGCGGCAGGAGCGCGGCGACACCGTCAAGGGCCACACGTGGAAGGACACGCTGGCCAGCCTCTCCATGGGCCTGGGCAACGTGGCGGTGGGCGTGTTCTGGAAGGGCGTGGCGTTCGCGGGCTACGCGGCGCTCTACCACCTGACGCCGCTGCGCCTGGGCCACGGGCTTCTGGCCTGGGTGCTGCTCTTCTTCCTGGAAGACCTCTGCTACTACGCCTTCCACCGCGTCCACCACGAGAGCCGCCTCTTCTGGGCGTCGCACGTGGTGCACCACTCCAGCCAGCACTACAACCTGTCCACGGCGCTGCGGCAGACGTGGACGCCCATGACGGGCTGGGTGTTCTGGGCGCCGCTGGCGCTGCTGGGCTTCTCCCCGGAGATGATCGTCACGCAGCAGGCGGTGAGCCTGCTGTACCAGTACTGGATCCACACGGAGGCCATTGACCGGCTGCCGCGTCCGGTGGAGTGGCTGTTCAACACGCCGTCCCACCACCGCGCGCACCACGCGTCCAACGCGGCCTACATCGACGTGAACTACGCGGGCATCCTCATCCTCTGGGACCGGCTCTTCGGCACGTTCGTCCCGGAGACCGAGCGCCCCATCTACGGGCTGACGAAGAACCTCACCACGCACAACCCGGTGCGCATCGCGTTCCACGAGTTCGCCGCCATCGCGAGGGACGCGGCCCGCCCGGGGCCGCTGAGCCAGCGGCTGGGCTACATCTTCCGCAACCCGGCGTGGAAGCCCAAGGGGGCGCTGCCGCCGGAAGCCCCACCGCCCATGGAGGCCGCTCACCCGGCCCCGTGA
- a CDS encoding TetR/AcrR family transcriptional regulator: protein MPPKSAPRKAAVPVRRTQAERRETTRRKLLDATIEALVEQGYARLTTVEVAKRAGVSQGALFTHFETKEELLAVAVEHLFPRIIQDFLAGVGARPSGKDRVGAAVDMLWAAYQRPELQAAVELYVAARTVPELQRALAAVDGPHRQNLHRVARELFPDVAATHPDFDDVVELALDAVQGAAVGGSARPEDPAHRRMLDTLARFMRVAFAPRD, encoded by the coding sequence ATGCCCCCGAAGTCCGCTCCCAGGAAGGCCGCGGTGCCAGTGCGCCGCACGCAGGCGGAGCGCCGTGAGACGACGCGCCGCAAGCTGCTGGACGCCACCATCGAGGCGCTGGTGGAGCAGGGCTACGCGCGGCTGACGACGGTGGAGGTGGCGAAGCGGGCGGGGGTGTCACAGGGGGCGCTGTTCACGCACTTCGAGACGAAGGAGGAGCTGCTCGCGGTGGCGGTGGAGCACCTCTTTCCTCGCATCATCCAGGACTTCCTCGCGGGCGTGGGTGCGCGCCCGTCCGGGAAGGACCGGGTGGGGGCGGCGGTGGACATGTTGTGGGCCGCCTACCAGCGGCCGGAGCTGCAGGCCGCCGTCGAGCTGTACGTCGCGGCGCGCACCGTCCCGGAGCTGCAGCGGGCGCTGGCGGCGGTGGACGGCCCGCACCGCCAGAACCTGCACCGCGTGGCGCGCGAGCTGTTCCCGGACGTGGCCGCCACGCACCCGGACTTCGACGACGTGGTGGAGCTGGCGCTGGACGCCGTGCAGGGCGCGGCGGTGGGCGGCTCTGCGCGTCCGGAGGACCCGGCGCACCGCCGCATGCTGGACACCCTGGCGCGCTTCATGCGCGTCGCCTTCGCACCCAGGGACTGA